The Magnetospirillum sp. genome includes a region encoding these proteins:
- a CDS encoding EscU/YscU/HrcU family type III secretion system export apparatus switch protein → MVRRFNRPPEKPSREGAKRAVALEYAREQDPAPRVTAKGEGLLALRMIEIAHANGVEVREDRDLIRLLATVDVDSPIPVEAFQAVAEILSYIYRRQGALAGKPQAADTPGAKPQGNAK, encoded by the coding sequence TTGGTTCGTCGTTTCAACCGTCCTCCCGAGAAGCCGAGCCGCGAAGGCGCCAAGCGCGCCGTGGCACTTGAATATGCGCGCGAGCAGGATCCGGCCCCGCGCGTAACGGCCAAGGGCGAGGGGCTGTTGGCGTTGCGCATGATCGAGATCGCGCATGCCAACGGCGTCGAAGTCCGCGAGGACCGCGATCTCATCCGGTTGCTGGCGACGGTCGACGTCGACAGTCCGATCCCGGTCGAGGCGTTCCAGGCTGTCGCGGAGATATTGAGCTACATCTATCGCAGGCAAGGGGCTCTTGCCGGCAAACCGCAAGCCGCCGACACACCAGGGGCCAAGCCGCAAGGAAACGCGAAATGA
- the flgB gene encoding flagellar basal body rod protein FlgB codes for MDISKLPLFGMISRRMDWLSQRQTVLSQNVANADTPNYQPRDLKALDFRAELRGQMSRLAPATTSQSHLTSRTISGPNREEKQRPTETTLSGNSVQLDTEMIKVADTAIDYQMTTNIYRRQLAMLRTAIGRTQ; via the coding sequence ATGGACATTTCGAAGCTTCCGCTGTTTGGCATGATTTCGCGCCGGATGGACTGGCTCAGCCAGCGCCAGACCGTGCTGTCGCAGAACGTCGCCAATGCCGATACGCCGAACTACCAGCCGCGCGACTTGAAAGCGCTCGATTTTCGCGCCGAGCTGCGCGGCCAGATGTCGCGCTTGGCGCCAGCCACGACAAGCCAGTCGCATCTGACGAGCCGTACCATCTCGGGCCCCAACCGCGAAGAAAAGCAGCGCCCGACCGAAACCACCTTGTCGGGCAACTCGGTGCAGCTCGACACCGAAATGATCAAGGTCGCCGACACGGCGATCGACTATCAGATGACGACCAACATCTACCGCCGCCAGCTTGCGATGCTGCGCACGGCCATCGGCCGCACGCAATAG
- the flgC gene encoding flagellar basal body rod protein FlgC: protein MDLQKAMRVSASGMAAQSTRMRVIAENLANSDSLGETPGAEPYRRKTVSFRNVLDRQLGTDTVRTSRIGTDKSALARRYEPNHPAADGEGYVLAPNVNNLIEAMDMRQAQRSYDANINVIETSKSMITRTIDLLRS from the coding sequence ATGGATCTGCAAAAAGCGATGCGCGTTTCGGCCTCCGGCATGGCGGCCCAATCGACCCGCATGCGCGTTATCGCCGAGAACCTCGCGAACTCGGATTCGCTCGGCGAAACGCCGGGTGCCGAGCCCTATCGGCGCAAGACCGTGAGCTTCCGCAACGTGCTCGACCGCCAGCTCGGCACCGACACAGTGCGCACCTCGCGGATCGGCACCGACAAGAGCGCGCTTGCGCGGCGCTACGAGCCGAACCATCCGGCCGCTGACGGCGAAGGCTACGTGCTCGCCCCCAACGTCAACAATCTGATCGAAGCCATGGACATGCGCCAGGCCCAGCGTTCGTACGATGCGAACATCAACGTCATCGAAACCTCGAAGAGCATGATCACGCGCACGATCGACTTGCTGCGCAGCTGA